The window AGGTGCTAATAAGCTCCTGTTTTACATCAGCAGCATCGATAAAAGAGCCCTCCTGCATCTTCATTTAGAGAAGGGGGCTTCTAGGATGTAAAAGGTGGAATGTTTGCTCAAGCAGCTCGTGATCAAGCGATTATCTCCAGAAATAGACTGCCGGCAACCTGTCAGAGCTTTGGGGAATTTGGGAGCTGAGGCGCAAGTCAGTCAGGCTGAGACGAGGTCTGACTTGACAGCAGCCGGTAATGAAGGATGTCGGGTTTGTCAAATGGTTTGTCTATCATGATGCTCTCCTTGTTTTGTGTGAGGTTATCATCCTATTTTTCTCAGGTTTGAAATGTCAGTTTACAGAATATCTGCACTTATTATATGGCGCTCTAGAATCATTTATTCTGATTAGTAAGTTATGGCAATTTGCGGTCAAATAACTCCATAGCCACCAGTTCCCCTTTACCTGTGTGGATGGTGGGGTCAGCTCCACAAGAAAAGTCTCCAGAATTCAGCAGGAAGCAAGTTGACTCTTTCATGGTCTTGTCTCTGTTGCGTGAACATCGGACGGTCCACCTGTCGCTCGGAGAGAGCGGTTGGGTCAGACTGCAGCCCTCCTCTTCTGAAAGAGTAACATTGGCATCACCGTTCTGCTTTGAATCTGACAACAggacaaaaaagacaaaaacatgcaTATCATGACAATGCTGGCCATCAGGAAAGAACAGATTTCAATATTTGTGGTgaatataatgttaattacaccgatcaggcataacattatgagcactgtcAGGTAAAGTAAATAACACAGATTATCTTTTcctcacggcacctgttagtgggtgggatatattaggcagcaagtgaatattttgtcctcaaagttgatgtgttagaagcaggaaaaatgggcaagcgtaaggatttgagcgagtttgacaagggccaaattgtgatggctagacgactgagtcacagcatctccaaaactgcagcgttgtgttcccggtctgcaatggacagtatctatcaaaagttgTCCAAGGAATGAAGAGTGGTGAATCGGCGATAGGCTTAATGATGCACATGGGGAgggaaggctggcccgtgtggtccgattcAACAGAcgccgaaagcaccaacagtgggcacgtgagcatcagaactggaccacggagcaatggaagacggtggcctggtctgatgaatctagttttcacgtggatggccgggtgcatgtccgtcgcttacctggggaacacatggcaccaggatgcactatgggaagaaggcaagccggcagaagcagtgtgatgctttgggaaATGTtttgctgggaaaccttgggtcctgtcatccatgtggatgttactttgacacataccacctaagcattgttgcagaccatgtacactctttcatggaaacagtattccctggtggctttggcctctttcagcaggataatgggccctgccacaaagcaaaaatggttcaggaatggtttgaggagcacaacaacgagtttgaggtgttgacttgtcCTCCAAATtctccagatctcaatccaatcgagtgTCTGTGGGAtatgctgaacaaacaagtccgatccatggaggctccacctcacaacttacaggacttaaaggatctgctgctaacatcttggtaccagataccacagcacaccttcaggggtctagtggagtccatgtctcgacgggtcagggctgttttggcagcaaagtCATtgtgttatgcctgatcggtgtattaTTTTCTAAGTCTTAATATAAatggtatttatttaaatatatttcgtTTTAAGAACAGACAACacaattgtcatgaaaatcctgATTTTCTACCTGAGCGGTTTCTTCCGATGTTCTCCTCAGCGGCGAGGGGGCAGGTGTCGCTCTGTGTGCTGTTCCTTGGCGAGTTGCTTTCAGACTTCCCAAATGAGGCTGAGTCCACCACCATGTCTGGGTTTGGGTtgtgcttcttcttcttcttgggcAGCTTCTGCTTGGCCATAGCTAGGGAGTAGTACATCCCAAAATTGTTAACGATAACAGGCACCGGCATGGCGATGGTAAGCACGCCCGCTACTGCGCATAACGCGCCGACCATCATGCCCAGCCACGTCTTAGGGTACATGTCCCCATAACCTACTGTCGTCATGGTGACCACCGCCCACCAGAAGCTAATGGGAATGTTCTTGAAGTGAGTGTGGCTGCAGTCACTAGGATCTCTGGGATTTGCGCCGAAACGTTCGGCGTAGTAGATCATGGTGGCGAAGATGAGCACCCCGAGCGCAAGAAAGATGATAAGCAGGCAAAACTCATTGACACTCGCCCGCAAGGTGTGGCCGAGAACCCTGAGACCCACAAAGTGTCGCGTGAGCTTAAAGATCCGTAGGATGCGCACAAAACGGACTACACGCAGAAAGCCCAGGACATCCTTGGCAGCTTTAGATGTGAGGCCACTCAAACTCATCTCTAGATAGAAGGGCAGGATGGCTACAAAGTCAATGATATTCAGCATGTTCTTGACGAAGAGAAGCTTGTTCGGGCAACATATGATGCGGACCAGGAACTCAAAGGTAAACCACAACACGCAGATTCCCTCCACCAGCGTGAGCACTGGTTTGGTCTCCATCTCCAGGGTGTAGTTGGTGATGGTGGTGTTTCCCACTAAAAATGTTTCAG of the Megalobrama amblycephala isolate DHTTF-2021 linkage group LG12, ASM1881202v1, whole genome shotgun sequence genome contains:
- the kcnc4 gene encoding potassium voltage-gated channel subfamily C member 4 isoform X2, with product MISSVCVSSYRGRKSGNKPPSKSCLREEMARGEDSDKIIINVGGTRHETYRSTLRTIPGTRLAWLADTDNQGNPDADTGQTPTTTTTSEFFFDRHPGIFAYVLNYYRTGKLHCPADVCGPLFEEELAFWGIDETDVEPCCWMTYRQHRDAEEALDMFEPPDPEDAEDDQDLPRRFGIEDSPDRSRGCCEVWQPKIWALFEDPYSSRAARIIAFVSLFFILVSITNFCLETHEHFNELHNRTETFLVGNTTITNYTLEMETKPVLTLVEGICVLWFTFEFLVRIICCPNKLLFVKNMLNIIDFVAILPFYLEMSLSGLTSKAAKDVLGFLRVVRFVRILRIFKLTRHFVGLRVLGHTLRASVNEFCLLIIFLALGVLIFATMIYYAERFGANPRDPSDCSHTHFKNIPISFWWAVVTMTTVGYGDMYPKTWLGMMVGALCAVAGVLTIAMPVPVIVNNFGMYYSLAMAKQKLPKKKKKHNPNPDMVVDSASFGKSESNSPRNSTQSDTCPLAAEENIGRNRSEEEGCSLTQPLSPSDRWTVRCSRNRDKTMKESTCFLLNSGDFSCGADPTIHTESCKDTLTSPANYTQAEVTTLT
- the kcnc4 gene encoding potassium voltage-gated channel subfamily C member 4 isoform X1 translates to MISSVCVSSYRGRKSGNKPPSKSCLREEMARGEDSDKIIINVGGTRHETYRSTLRTIPGTRLAWLADTDNQGNPDADTGQTPTTTTTSEFFFDRHPGIFAYVLNYYRTGKLHCPADVCGPLFEEELAFWGIDETDVEPCCWMTYRQHRDAEEALDMFEPPDPEDAEDDQDLPRRFGIEDSPDRSRGCCEVWQPKIWALFEDPYSSRAARIIAFVSLFFILVSITNFCLETHEHFNELHNRTETFLVGNTTITNYTLEMETKPVLTLVEGICVLWFTFEFLVRIICCPNKLLFVKNMLNIIDFVAILPFYLEMSLSGLTSKAAKDVLGFLRVVRFVRILRIFKLTRHFVGLRVLGHTLRASVNEFCLLIIFLALGVLIFATMIYYAERFGANPRDPSDCSHTHFKNIPISFWWAVVTMTTVGYGDMYPKTWLGMMVGALCAVAGVLTIAMPVPVIVNNFGMYYSLAMAKQKLPKKKKKHNPNPDMVVDSASFGKSESNSPRNSTQSDTCPLAAEENIGRNRSDSKQNGDANVTLSEEEGCSLTQPLSPSDRWTVRCSRNRDKTMKESTCFLLNSGDFSCGADPTIHTESCKDTLTSPANYTQAEVTTLT